Proteins encoded in a region of the Orcinus orca chromosome X, mOrcOrc1.1, whole genome shotgun sequence genome:
- the GPR34 gene encoding probable G-protein coupled receptor 34 — protein MRSQMVTMTTTSVSSWPCSSQGVHFVTNHSVQWPHNFSGASNFTACSMDEKLLSNVLTTFYSVIFIVGLIGNIIALYVFLGIHRKRNSIQIYLLNVAIADLLLIFCLPFRIMYHINQNKWTLGVILCKVVGTLFYMNMYISIILLGFISLDRYIKINRSIQQRKAITTKQSIYVCCIVWIIALAGFLTMIILTLKKGGHNSTMCFHYRDKHNAKGEAIFNYILVVMFWLIFLLIILSYIKIGKNLLRISKRRSKFPNSGKYATTARNSFIVLIIFTVCFVPYHGFRFVYISSQLNMSSCYWKEIVHKTNEIMLVFSSFNSCLDPVMYFLMSSNIRKIMCQLLSRRFQGEASRSESTSEFKPGYSLHDTFATVKIQSTS, from the coding sequence ATGAGAAGTCAGATGGTAACAATGACGACAACTTCAGTCAGCAGCTGGCCTTGCTCCTCCCAGGGAGTGCACTTTGTAACTAATCACAGCGTCCAATGGCCACACAACTTCTCAGGAGCCTCAAATTTTACTGCCTGTTCCATGGATGAAAAATTACTCTCTAATGTGTTAACAACATTCTACTCTGTTATTTTCATCGTGGGCCTCATTGGAAACATAATTGCCCTCTATGTATTTCTGGGTATCCACCGCAAAAGGAATTCCATTCAGATTTACCTACTCAATGTAGCCATTGCAGACCTCTTACTTATCTTCTGCCTCCCTTTCCGAATAATGTATCACATTAACCAAAACAAGTGGACACTAGGTGTGATTCTTTGCAAGGTTGTGGGAACACTATTTTATATGAACATGTACATTAGCATTATTTTGCTTGGATTCATCAGTTTGGATCGCTACATAAAAATTAATCGGTCTATACAACAACGGAAGGCGATAACAACCAAACAGAGTATTTATGTTTGCTGTATAGTATGGATAATTGCCCTTGCTGGATTTTTAACTATGATTATTTTAACCCTTAAGAAAGGAGGTCATAATTCCACAATGTGTTTCCATTATAGAGATAAGCATAATGCAAAAGGAGAAGCAATTTTTAACTACATTCTTGTGGTAATGTTCTGGCTAATTTTCCTACTAATAATCCTTTCCTATATTAAGATTGGCAAGAATCTATTGAGGATTTCTAAAAGGAGGTCAAAATTTCCTAATTCTGGCAAATATGCCACTACAGCCCGGAATTCCTTTATTGTGCTTATCATTTTTACTGTATGTTTTGTTCCCTATCATGGCTTCCGATTTGTCTATATTTCTTCACAGCTAAATATGTCGTCTTGCTATTGGAAGGAAATCGTTCACAAAACCAATGAGATCATGCTGGTTTTCTCATCTTTTAATAGCTGTTTAGATCCAGTCATGTATTTCCTGATGTCCAGTAACATTCGCAAAATAATGTGCCAACTTCTTTCTAGACGGTTTCAAGGGGAAGCAAGCAGGAGTGAAAGCACTTCAGAATTTAAACCAGGATACTCCCTGCATGATACATTCGCTACAGTTAAAATTCAGTCTACTTCTTAA